CATGCGACACCGTACGCCTCTAGAACCATGGGGTGCACACCACGACAAGCTTAAATGGTGCGACTGTGCGTCCTGACTGCCCCGAGAGCTGGGGGCGGTGCCGTTTGCTATTAGGGCAGTGCCGTCTGACATCGCTTAAGCACTCTCGAAGATGTCATATCGTCAGGGAGGTTGTTTCGCCTCCAGAGTCAATGACCATGCTAAACCAGGGCCCGAACAATTCCCGCACGCAGGTATAAATACCCGGCGAGAGCAAAAAGGGAGGGCATTGAGGATGaatctaacttgctcgtcggaggggccaaagtcgggacttACCTGACGAGAGCTATTTTGCAGGGAGTTGATCGCCGCCAAGCCACGAATACCTTCATCCTGAAGATGGCGCCCGATATGCAGAGGAGGGTGGCCTAACGAGTCTGACCCGACCAGTATCAGCCTGCATCTCCCATCTCCAAGAGGCATTTACATCACAAGGAAGATCCCTAACCATCTGAGGGGGTGAGAGGATGCATCTTCCCAGAAACAACGCTTGTATCGGTCGACTCTGGAGTGCCGGCCCGTAGCGAAGCTACGGCCGACCTTGCCACCTCTACCGGTGCTCGAGACGTTTGAAGGGTGCAACCACTTCATCAACTCAATAGTTCCACCAAAGGTTCTCGACGTCGACAAGTGAGCCTAACCGTGCTGAATCATCAATCACGGCACATCTGTTTACTAACAGTGTTAATTAATTTCAACATGATTCTAACTAATTCCCTCAATTCCAAATTAtgacataataaaattataatcaaaatatttattcattAGATTAAGTAGTTAAATATTACTCAATTCATTAGcattaaaattataatcaaaagatttatttaaaatatttattcattaGCATTGAGTGGATTGACAAGCTCAAACTTCAAGAAAGATGTTTatctaataattttatttaatattttttgatCCTTCAACGGTGGATGTATTATTCCACGACATTTCAGTTCTATCAACTAATAGAAAATAAATTCTAGCAATCCTAGTGCTCATAGTaatcgtaaaaaaaaaaattatttaaaaaaaatatgttgAATGAAATGCACAAGAGTATAACCCTCAAATCAACTGAAATTAGAATATATGTTAATGATTGGATATAGAGCCCAACAGatcatttaataatgaaaatttgTTTGACACATCAATCATAGAAGCAATCGAAATGTCCATTAGGAATTGACTTAAGGTATTGCTTAATTTATGTCATTATGTATGTAAAACTAAGTAagcaatgacaaaaaaaaaaaaaaatcatacaatattaaaaaaagtaattaaaatattcataatatttaaaaatatttgacaAAAGCTAGTTTTGGAATGGAATCGGGAATCGATTGAGTTTCGGTTTCATATTTCATAGAACCAAAATTACGGATTTTGGAACAGGAACTACTAAGTCCAAAATCTAGGTTAAGCCTATCTAATAGGATCTTTCACTTATTTCTCTCTCTATTAGTTTCTTGGTTCTCTTATTTTCCTTTTAAAAACTAATTTGACTTTAAGGTTCAAACCAATAAGATCCAACCCGTTCTGATACAAAGCTAAAAATTTTACAGATAGATGGTGGACATCAATAATTATAGAGATAATTGAATTTTATAGAGAAGAAAGAATAAATAAACTAAAAACTCTGTATCCAAAGGATTTCATTACTTATATATTTATCGAGGGTATATGACAAAGACAAATCTTAATTAAGATTTTTACACcaaaattttacttaattataaaatttacgtTAATATTCAAACACGGGAATGGAAAGGATAGTTTGCGCTAAAATggggaagaaaaatgagaatatCCTGTTCCAACATCAAATTGGAAATAATGGTTGCCGTTCTTATTCTCATTCCCTATTCCGTATTTGCTTAAACTCATTGCGAAATAGACTTTGTAATTGTAACACGGAATAGTGAACTCTAAGAATCATATAAATGGAACATTGGCAGTATTCTTAGAGAAATGAAACATTCATGTTTTATTGCTTTtcgagagatgaacaagaagatgctCCAAacaaggaggaagagagagaactAACTACATGTAACACTTGTTTGGCACCAATATGGGACTAGTCCAACAAGTCAACGTTATTCAACGTATGTAAATACTACAAGTCAAACACATATATATGGTATCTTAGTTCGCAAACTTGGACTTTATGGCGGTGACAACCTTCTGATCCACCTGAAAAGCTTTGGCCAGCACATCGTCGGGAATCGCCGGCGTCGATCCGAACAGGGTAGTGGAGGCGATCACCACCCCCGGGAGCTGGCTGTCGAAGGTGGTGATGGCGAGCGCCTTCTTCGTTCCGACGTTGTATTGGAAGTGAATGAGGCCCTTGGGCACCACGAACATCTCGCCGGGATTCAAGACCTTGGAGAAGAACTGGTTGTTGGTGCTGACGAACCCCACCAGCAGTCGACCCTGGAGGAGGATGATGAGCTCGGTGGCTCTCGGGTGGCTGTGGGGCGGGTTGACGCCGCCGGGGGCGACATCGACACGGTTCATGGAGACGCCGAGGGTGTTGAGTCCCGCGAAGCTGAGGACGTTCGCAGGGGTCACGCTGGAACCGAAGATGTTGCTGGTGTTGCCCTCGTTGGACAGCCCGGCGAAGAAGAAGTCGTCGGACGTGACGTTGGAGGCAGGCTTGCACGGGAACCCATTGACGACCACGCCAGTAGCTCCGAAGTCGGCGACGCAGAAGTCCTGCAGAGGGTGAGGGTCGGCGCGGGTCGATGCAAGGAGGAGggtgaaggagaggaagaggacaaAGGACTGTGCAGCACACCGCAACTCCATTCTCAGATGGTGGTTTATGTTGATGGTGATGAGAGGAGGGTGATGCATGTATGGTTTGTATATATAGTAAGAATAGATTTGAAGGAGTCATTGTAACTTTTAGCTTGCTTGTCGCAACCAACCTCTTCTGAAATCGACAGAATAATCAGTCATATTGATAAGGTTAATGGAATAGTCATATGATTGATTCATTGCATAGAATAAGGAATGGGTCTCAATAATGGACTTTCAAGGCTGAACAAGAAGCTTAATCTAATGCGTATAttgctactatcaaccaagtcataGCTATCTTTCCTTGTTGTTGGGGTGTAACTTTACTATATTATTTCCTCTGTTGATTGTATACCATCACGCGTTTATATGTAATATAGTATACAATGTTCATAGTATTATCAGTTCTCCAGTGCAATTAAACTAGGAGTCTTAATCTGAAAACGATTATGATAAGTCCTATCCTATTAAGGACAGGACTTGTGTACACCCCAAGTCTGATATGTATAATAGCAGCAAGGGATTCTAATCAGGtttgttttattaaaatattttgagttctttttattatgtttgactttctctgtcttttttttattttaattttgtgatatacatgatattttttattagtgATGTTAAGTAGAAGCATAGGCATCACCATATGATCTTTGTTGCCTGTCTCGATTTAAGAAGATCATTATTTGATATGCAGCATAAAGATGAAAACTTGTTtcgaaatcaatatttataagagATTTTGAAGGAGGTTCTTATATAGTCAAAGCCATGAAAGAAATGTTGGAGAGGAAGATGTTCTATACActttcaaaattaaaaataattatacagatccataattaaaaaatatatcagaatATCAATGTAAGATTAACATGATTCaatatatctatagaaaaataaaatataatgagaCCAATAAGTATGCATggtgatttaaagtaatgatgatttttggataatttatagtttattgagcttgatgatttatatgatttttgtattgcttttcgattataaataatgaagtaTGACCTTTGTATGAAAGCCTTGAacgtgaaatcaatcacaaaatttagaactaaaagaacttgagctatctttaatcttataggaatttatctacgttgctttcattgaattttttgaaaagtgattttgatgatgattttggattccttttcgtatgattcattttaataatgggATTAtctatccaatcgaatcatttatcgatgttgtgacttgagatgtattttatataaaatattttttcttgattcacgtatgatttacttgtctaagagaagatttatctaaatgaatctagattcttgacattaataatttgatatttatttgaatcaggatatcttatttgatctcctatgattttagtcgttatttactaaaaaaaagatttgtcaagataaatcattcacgaattaatttttcatattaacatccttcatgtcatgatttttatatgacttctttgtaattatgatttgtatatctcataatataattgaatcattaatgaaaaaaaggagagattaatgaatctatctatgtcttttttatgaatctcttgaaaattattttaatttgatgatttgaatttgattgagctttatcttgattttttgagatttataacttgagatttcttatgcatgaatcaaaatattatatcatttaatctcctatgtttcttttttctatttataaaagaagagatttgttgaaataaatcatgtcttgtggttcatgatttgatattaatatctttcatgtcatgatttattattgatattcctttgtattcataaattgtatatctcatcaccaaattaatttttttttatgatgacttgaacatttacaccattatgttcttcccttcttctttcttgtttacaatgacaaaagggggaaagaaaatagctagcatacCAAGAGAACTAAATTTGTtatcttgaatgataaacttagacatgttagatctctcaaatgtataaattcttcttatacatttttcggattatgatcttgatttctcgatttttagacttgaatcttctttttgaatcaagattgtatccctatcattccttctatatacaaaagaagagatgtcaaaaatcatgacttgatcttttatttttgatgattgaaataatgattggaatattgatgtaaatttgttgtttatctttgtcatgttttgaaaattattgtaaaggaaaaaagaattacaaaattgtattctttcctttttttttacaatgacaaagggggcaataaaatatgctagcttacatgatgatatatgcaagaagaagctaaaacttattagtttgcataTCGTAaagagagcaaaacttgctagcttgctcatatcaaaagagaagtaagaagtgctatcttgcaaatctcaagagtaaCAATGTTGCTCagctacacatttcaaaaagatacaAAAGCATACTATCCtgtacatttcaaaaattactagctcaagatacaaaatttagaaactttcctattgcaaaaagaagagaaactcactagcttgaatgttctaaagtgatgaaaattttGTTAAATAGCTAAGCATTCatgtctctaaaacttgatagttgtacttctcctttttgttgatgacaaagggagagaagatatgatgatatgagaatcatacatggtaggatgtaatatactttgatatttttaatgtcatgatgatttgaaatatttattatgttgtatgcaatattatgattggttctttcaatattcatgaagcaTGCAATGATCAAatattaatgattaaattttctttgacttgaattcatggttgtatcaatatggcatattgataggggaaatttagtttaaactccgtcatcaattggttatcatcataaaaaagggggagattgttgaatctcatattttgatgatgaaattaattgatgtgtttgttatctagtgtgcgtttaagtgacgcaggaagcttcgatcagggagagataattaaatgcaggaagaatcatgttgggccggaatggaacatatcagaagattgaatatcgagtcggaggatcggtcgacatattgacagaaggctttgggctaagaagagtaaaaattacactaaggaaattaAAATTGCAgagatcaactagccgattaggcaataggcgcaagagaggacgatgcgctaaagaatcgaacGAGACGTCGATGAATCAATAACAAactggacaatatttgatttgttttgtaataattgtctagatcgaagtaggttttaggtgtaattgggttaaaATTGAGCCAACACAATTAGGGactaattgggcctaagtttaggtAGTGTTAGgctaagtaaaaggcccaaataatgatcTAATAGGTGAaactatcgtggcacaatcttcgatgctatgtcaggcagtggtaccgtcagtttgggtggtggtattgcctagacacagtctttgagagactgtcaagcggtggtcccgccagattgggtggtggtaccgtctagtgttagttttgcaggtagtggtaccgctagtaccccaaaaaccaaggatgaggctcttttaggctctaagtttgaatccacttgaggcctataaatacccccctcatccctggttaacatacataagcgcagagaacttaaaagtgataaaacgctatagcaatcacttgagaaatcccctcctctagtcctaaagtttagaattctatttaggaaggagtgagtgcttgtaaaaggttgtctcctaaacctttgaagaggagaagaagggtgtaaaatgatagttgatcttcgcccattgaaggaagatcgttagtagatgccgatggcctcgacggaagaggaatcaggagtggatgtaggtcacgacgaccaaacaattataaaatttggtttgcatttctgctttgctatttatatttattgtAAATTACCATAATTCCTCATTACTTTAactgcacactcttacaaatgtgtttcaagttaacatcttttccaaaatcagttttaatcgaatgaaatatttttgaaccgacataattttatccgctgcactaattctagtgccgactcgatcctaacaaatcatgtataagattttaatatcatcatcatacttctccccttttgtcatcaataaaaaggagaagtgcatctagttagtttttgagatatgtaagttttacaatatatataagttagcaaatttttcatcactttacaacatgcataatcaccaaatcatcattaatttaaaagatgtgcaagattgtaaattttataAGTTTATACTTTTGCTTTAAGGTAGTACTTTTGCTTatcttgagattgtaagctagcaattcttggtgatattcaagataacaagttctttattctcttttgagaagtgcaagctagcaattttgcatcctagcaagtttttttttttattgtaatttgtaagctagcaaatttagtaagttttacatcattttagaacatgcaagtgaacaaattttactccccctttgtcactgtcaaatagcagggaagaatacaatattgtaatttttttccctttacatcaatttccaaatcatgacaaagataaagtatcatttttaattcaatatatttgtgcatcattatagtttcaaattaaaacatgcataatttcaaaaccttatatttcatcttTACTTCATGtgtaataccaaaaataaatcaatcatcactatgagaaTATCATACATaaaactcaagcattcatgatacatcattttgggtataacattcatgatgctaaaacattaaaatttttaagcatttatattttatgcattaaaataatattttgatcataataccaaacattcatcatttctcccactAAAGAATTAATGAtaacaaacattaaatcaacatttttaagcatttatcacttcatgattgttggtaccaaacattcattatttattttctccTACTTTGTCATAagaaaaaaggagaatcattcaacaatgcaagtgtttgaaagcatgtcaagtaagttttacaccaatttatctaagctagcaaactatctcccttaatgtgcaagtttgcaaattttgCCTTTCTAAGCACtgtgcttttcttgagatgtgcacgCTAACAATTCTTTCTCCTATTttatcataggcaaaaagaggagaatagcacaaaggtataaatattcaagtcatcacatggaagatatcaaaaaaaacttggtgatgagatatacttcatgaatacaaggaattatacaaagaaaaatcatatcatgtaagatgagatcatgtgaatactaaaagatatattttattttgataaatctcctcttaaataatcaaaagaaaatcttaggagatcaaatagtaaaagatcttcaaaagaaatttgaagtcatgaattttgaaaaagatattctctttagtaaacaacaaaagaattgtaagagaacaaataataaatgatctcgattcatacataagaattcttgatattcatatagaaaatatccTCTGAAGAAAATACCAAGAGGAATCATAAGAggacaattaaaaaaaatcttgattcataataaatctcagtttatagatatcaagtgaaagaattaagtttcgtttggatgaatctcttctttagcgaaagaaaaaatcttgattcatagaaaactttcaagttgtagtcAAAAGagcaatttagataatttttctctttagtaaatgtagCATATGTAGTTTTTTTCTTTAGCAAATTTAGATAGATATCAAGTTGTAGTCAAAAGAATCAACAACAAAACAATTTTGTTGTTgcaaaaagagacataagagatcaaatgagagatcttgattaatataagaaaaatcccaagttataattttgagaaatcaagatcatgatatagataaaattcattcaaattcataatcatcaaaatcactttcataattcaagagattcaaaatataaattgattCGTCACTAAGGATCTCTACGACGAAAACACAATTAGATAGAGATTTTTTGAAAAAACATGCATTCTcatctttttgtttcaatttaagtgatttgatttcttataaATATGCCTGTCTTTTATGAcaaacaaaaatatgtatcatcgtttaaaaccgaaagacaaagacaagattcatcacaaaaatcaccaagacttcaaatcatcatgcataattaaattattaagcaTGGtactaaaacttttaacatttttattatgtcttacatcattatgcattattaaatcatcaaatatgattttattaaacataaagcattttcaatcaaattcaaaatcattttgtttataatgtatttttctttttaaatgaatataacttttcatgcttagtgctaggagttaacatgcaattttcatgctcaaatttttatttttatatatataatttttctaaactaatttaaaagtaactcatgaaatgcatcaagttattCCAAAATAAGGTAAACACATTTtgggtgagttacatacctcattgtgaaaggccacctcatctttgttggtttgctccttatcTTTAGATGCACTCAATTCGTCCTTGAGTGTTTCCTTCTTCTTTGGTAatttcttcttcagttttatatatttATCTTTGGAGTGCCCCGGCTacctgcgttcatagcaagtagttatgtcctttttaagtttgtttttattctttaattcttatttaataaactttttaagctttattgttaagagttcaaagtcatcatcacttgagcttttgctcgagtggtcttcttgagttttaagtgtcaaatctttcctattctttggaaggttctcaagttcattatattcatcatgtgcattgtacatcatttcatatatcatcaatgaaccaataagttcttctggtgaaaaaatatttagggttttttattcttgtattgtcattactttcgaatcccaatttttagaaagagatcgtaaaactttattaacaattttaaatttgaaaaacatttgttaagaacttttaaaccattgacgacatccgtaaaacgggtgtacatgcctccaatgattttgcttggtttcatatgaaacaatacaaaatcatgtatcaaaagatttatcttagaatctttaactctactagtgccttcgtatgtgattttaagaatgtgccaaatattatgccaagtttcacaaatagaaacccgatgaaatttatttttatccaaagcacacaacaaaacattcatagctttgatATTCATAGGTTTATGAGGCAACCTTTAAGTTCTaaacttttacacccctcttctctttttcacagatttaggatacaaccttttacaagcaatcagtcctccctaaacagaattctaaactttaaaaCAAGAGGAGggtatttctcaagtgattgctatagtgttttctcacttttaaattctttgtgcttgtgtattctgagcaaggatgagagaggtatttataggccctaaatagattcaaacatggagcctaaaagagtctcatccctggtttttgaggtactagcgataccactgtctatgttgggcggtaccatcgcatgcagcactaacactgggcggtgccaccacccagtcttgcgatACCACCacatgacacagtctcgaagattgtgtttgggcggtatcaccgcttgacatagtctcgaagactatgtctaggtagtaccattgcctggcatagtctcggagattgtgccacgaataGTTCCACCTGTTCGATtacttgtttgggcctttcacttggcccaacatagctcaaacttgggtccatttggtccctaattgagttggcccaattccaactcaattacacctaaaacctatttcgatctagacaattattacaaaactaaatcaaatattatttgtcatgtcattggtccatcgacacctcgtccaattctttggcgcatcatcctctcttggcaTGTcattgactctggcgtaactcctactgcatgtcttacttccatcatagttaatcctgcacacttatctcaacatatggattagataacaaatgacaattga
The DNA window shown above is from Musa acuminata AAA Group cultivar baxijiao chromosome BXJ2-4, Cavendish_Baxijiao_AAA, whole genome shotgun sequence and carries:
- the LOC135609066 gene encoding germin-like protein 3-8 is translated as MELRCAAQSFVLFLSFTLLLASTRADPHPLQDFCVADFGATGVVVNGFPCKPASNVTSDDFFFAGLSNEGNTSNIFGSSVTPANVLSFAGLNTLGVSMNRVDVAPGGVNPPHSHPRATELIILLQGRLLVGFVSTNNQFFSKVLNPGEMFVVPKGLIHFQYNVGTKKALAITTFDSQLPGVVIASTTLFGSTPAIPDDVLAKAFQVDQKVVTAIKSKFAN